One Deltaproteobacteria bacterium DNA segment encodes these proteins:
- a CDS encoding SRPBCC domain-containing protein, whose translation MNFEGTITVEHPRDAVWDFVLDIDKFSACMPGLDSIDKIDDSTFDGVISAKVGPMAGKFNFRSTITDSNPKEALTVKIEGNDSVTKSTVVAGVDARMAEPRENCTELVYKAQVDIQGRLAIVGDMILRATTSLILEEFRKRLTKALDDEAAKA comes from the coding sequence ATGAACTTCGAGGGCACCATTACGGTAGAGCATCCCAGGGACGCGGTGTGGGACTTCGTGCTGGATATCGACAAGTTCTCGGCCTGCATGCCGGGTCTCGATTCCATCGACAAGATCGACGACTCCACCTTCGACGGCGTCATCAGCGCCAAGGTCGGCCCCATGGCCGGCAAGTTCAACTTCCGCTCGACCATCACCGACAGCAATCCCAAGGAAGCCCTCACGGTGAAGATCGAGGGGAACGACTCCGTCACCAAGAGCACGGTGGTGGCCGGCGTGGACGCGCGCATGGCGGAGCCGCGGGAGAACTGCACCGAGCTCGTGTACAAGGCGCAGGTGGATATCCAGGGTCGCCTGGCCATCGTCGGCGACATGATCCTGCGCGCCACCACCTCGCTCATCCTGGAAGAGTTCCGCAAGCGCCTCACCAAGGCGCTGGACGACGAGGCCGCCAAGGCCTGA